In Metopolophium dirhodum isolate CAU chromosome 5, ASM1992520v1, whole genome shotgun sequence, the sequence CTTCTTTATAGtcgataatattgttaaataggCAGTGCTATCATAGACCTTACACTATAAATAGACGGGCAATGGTAGCAGTTCGAACAATAGGATAAGAGAACGCTGCTGGCGGTACGCCGTATACTGCGCACATGCGTATTAatgagtacaatatttttaaaaccgaaCCATACGTCCAGACGTAAagtacgataaaatattataaataataatacatttgtacttTAACTTAAGATCTATCATCTATGCTTAAACTACATAAGTcacaaaataagtacctatacaatattatttgatacaatAAAGATTGTACAGAGTGGTAAATCTGACATACAATTTTGCTGCATCAATGTGTTATGTCTCACCGCGGCTAATAGTGCATATGGTATACGGAAGACTTGTctattagtataaggtctatgagtGCTATATAATTCAATAAGCAGTGATGCCAttcatatcgaaaaaataagAACATCCCGACATAAGGCTACTCTAGAGAATTAATTTCAAGAATCCAAAATGTTGGACGTGGTTTTATCACCTCCCATAAGAATTCTTATGTAACATTTCTTTTGATTCTCTTCTGTTTATTCTGTGATATGACCTACTAGTATTATGACTTTTGATACTATCTATCAAAATCGTGTTTCATatcagaacaaaataaataatatagttttatattctgaAATCAAGTTAATACTTATAggaggtaaaaattgaaaatacccaGTACTTTTCAGagtattttcttaataataatcttgaaaaagaaaatataatatagaaatagtaggtaattcaaaaaccaataactGTCGATACCTACTTGAATAtttcacaacattttttttatgctttttgatctattttttacatattatgacatattattaaaaattgaatacaagtttcctcataagttgttctaTCTATACAAcgacaaaaaagttaaaagtaaaatcacatgaattttttataaacatttgaagttcaaattgttttttttacattgtatatttaCCAATAAACTAACTATTTCTCCTCatttgatttttgatattttgttgtaaataaaaaatgaataatcgtagatacatgacattctTTTTTCAAGAATCCAAAATGTTGGACGTGGTTTTATCACCTCCCATAAGAATTCTTATGTAACATTTCTTTTGATTCTCTTCTGTTTATTCTGTGATATGACCTACTAATATTATGACTTTTGATACTATCTATCAAAATCGTGTTTCATatcagaacaaaataaataatatagttttatattctgaAATCAAGTTGATACTTATAggaggtaaaaattgaaaatacccaGTACTTTTCAGagtattttcttaataataatcttgaaaaagaaaatataatatagaaattgtaggtaataaaaaccaataactGTCGATACCTACTTGAATAtttctcaacattttttttatgctttttaATCTATTTGAgacatattatgaaatattattaaaaattgaatacaagtttcctcataagttgttctaTCTCCAACAACAAAAAAGTTAACCGTAAAatcacattaattttttataatcatttgaagttcaaattgtttttttacattggatatttaccattaaattaactatttctCCTCATTtgcttttgattttttgttgtaaataaaaaatgaataatcgtagatacatgacattttcaccgAATGCTTGCAACCATTTTCCTTACGTACATGCTAATATTTTGTCACGTTTTAATATAAAGtttaccaatttaaaaatatttatgatacatattacataggcttgatttttttttaacgaattttaataacattaattaggAAATAAAGGGGTGTGTATTTCCACATTGAACATTTCTAGTGGGGCTTCAGAACCCCTCcccctaaatatatttaatcatcaTACCCTATAGTATGTATAACGTATTAACgtaatgtttttaattgtatatataaaaactaaattcgaATAAAGCtgaatattatatgacttaagttttttttaaatttgtttataagtaaaaaaaataaaataactaaataaacaaCCTGCACAATTTCTATAAACCCTTGGATCAGATtcattatctaataaaaaaaaaataacttaaaattaaattaaaagtcacTGGGAGGTGGTGAGTTacagttttctaaaatataatatatttaatttgaataataatttacttaaaagtaAGTTATTGTTTGCACTAATGTGGCAATTTAGTGTTATTTGATCTATGATTATGTTCTGTGTCCCGTGGTGGTTCTTATCACACATCCTTTGCAGCGCAGTCGACGGTGGCGTCGGTTGTCATATATTGACCACCCAGTGCGTGTGTGAGATCATAACGTTACCTATCTGTGTTGTTGTGTTCAGTTaaagttcaattattattctcaAATGTTTTCTGTGTAAATTCAATTCAAATTGTTGTCACCTAAATGTTTCtagtttttatttcttgtaTACCTATTCTTTTACAGTTTCAAACAAGTTGTTTTAAGTGTTAATTTGATCATTCAAGTCGGCCATTGTATTCAATTCTTTCTATCTTTTGTTGCTTGTTACCTAGGACTGTTTTCTTCGTCATCTCTCCATGTTTAGTCTTCGTTTCGGCTGTTGCCTCTAAACCACGTTTTTACTGTCATGTGTTGTGCTTCGATCCTGATGAGCATCGTTCACGCAACTTTCATTGCCCTTCTTTAATAGTTTTCTCCAATTCAAGGGTGTTCATTAATCATTGCTCACCAGTGTTGTTGTGAATAGCGTGGTGTTGTTTTGTGTTTGTACTGTCCTCAGTGGCAGGCATGGTGTATTCTATGAGTTCTTCGTTGTAGTACGGATAAGTAATCGCACGTGTACGGGTTgtgaattatattgttttttttttctattgaaagTAAAAGTTAAGTTTATATATTACGGAAAATGCTACACTatctactataattattgtatattatcatattatctattaagtattaacaaataaaagatCGACAACAACCAATTttcgtatttaataattaggtacttctacaaaatagtaaatagcgGGCGATAGTGCCATTTAAGTTGCCTATCCTCCAGACCGGGAAAGCATAATAAGCTTTAATTGTAAGAGAAGGCCAAAAGCgaaccaacaataataatattttaaatacctatgtaacttatattaaaattaaatagtctTCTGAACATTATTTACACTTGTGAAAAATACAAGAATGCCAATTTCTCATCCAACATTAGTATtatgaattaggtacctacttaaagaaaattaaattattaaacgattGTATTTAGTACaaatacatgtttttaattaaattaaaattgtaaaatgtttaatataaactaatttctTTAGATGCTGATTTTATTTAGGTGAACAATAAATAAAGAATGTCAAATTGTaactttattcaatattatagtctgataataattgtttgtgattaatacaatttaaataataataatattacagtcggaacttacatattatcaaataaataaaacttaatgaactaaataaatatcaaattattattttttatttattttatgtaggtacttggttatttaattattttgtatacttacatcaaggtattaaatttaatgatttaaataatgtataataatactatcaatATACATGGaaagtaaattgttttatttctaattatttctgttatttatgataatcaatatttgataacttacttgaatttgaataaacgatatctgaaatattttgaagttgatctgaaatataatagtataactgtataagtatttGTTTATGTGTGTAGGTATAGTGCACCGTTACTGgcaaatttatattgttttattaaaaaaatattttacaaaataaatattgcacttataacttatttttcagaaatataaaaaaatattatgcttaagtccaacaatattttttttgtatttaaatgtagaataatgtataattgttgCATCtttttcacataaaaaaaattagataacaTTTTCTGATCCAGAAAATATTGGCACTAGGAGCAAAACCAAACCGTTACCTCCCTAAATTCAACATTGTACATACCTAACatgttaaattaactaaatgaattaaatatttatataaaggaCTTGCAACAGTATTTTCTCCTCTAATTTTAGATAATGGTTTCATTCCACAGATAACAATAAGCTTGTacattgtgtaaaatatatgaaatatattattattaagttgatAGTTGCATCAAGTGAAACTGAGACAGTTTTTGATAATTACCAAAATAGCACAAACATAAGAAATAGAAGCAatgattttgtttatatttagtaGAATGTACAAACACTACGAACAAATTTAAagatgtacctaaataaaaaatcaaggtTTTTTCTGTTctgcaattaatttttaaatggtttccaaaaaaaaaaaaaaaattatatccaatcacaatatctattttattttctgtaacttTCCGAAATTACTATAAACCATGTTACTCAGGGATGGTGTAACTTTATACCCATGAAAGAATTTTTAGACTCGTTTCAGTAGTTACAGATATTACCCTCATGAGGCATGATCCAGGTTCCTATCTATTTTGGTTaatgttaattgttttattatttgtaaaaaaaatagtatatgcTTTTGAGACTTTTGATTTTACCCCTCCCACCTCGGATTATATTTTTGCGGGGGCGCTCTTGATTAccttctataaataaaaaaatattacctctttatattatactagctgatcatGTACAGCGTTgcccatgacaaattaaatacccGTGGATTTACCTCTACTTAAACTCAGTTAAATATAAGCTGCACAaattctgtactaaaatacatagaAGCGCCAACAGGCGTATCgcatagaattataataatcgttaagcaatagcaaccatttacaaacaaacatttccaccaAAAATCTCAAAATCACTGTATGAGCACCATATTAGGCTATGTTACTCGGGGATAACTTAGCATTCAAATGGcgaaagaatttttgaaatcagTCTAGTAGTTTTTCAGTTTATTCGTTACAAACATCCAAATCTTTtcacttataatattagtatggaTTATATGAAAGTATAGATATTGTTATAAACCCATTTCAttagtaatataagtatttgtaacATAAGCATTTCTTTGACATACATATGTAACCATATATCCGCTGTAGGAACAAGCACGGCCGGAAATATAACGCCGAGAATATACGTTTTTAGCAAACATTTATGGTCATTACCAATACTTTGGTCAAAATGTTAgcagtaaaaaaaagtattatatatcTATCCCCATAATCCCCCCCTAATTACGCCCCTGGTATAGCGTGTTTCAGAACTGGTCAAACAGGTGTAAAGAAATCCATTTCAAATACAAACGTCACCATCACCTGCTTATTATCAGAGATACACAACAAAGTTTGAGCTCTGCAGCTCAGCGGTCTTTTGCCATAATACTTTGTTTTCAATCCTCTCCATCTGTATTGATTTGTACATTGGTATTACTGATTTGAGGTACTGTAAGAGGTGTTCAACCTCTCAAAGCCCTCTTTGAATCAAGGATCGCAAATCTGAGTCATCGCCAAAAATTGCTCAGACAAAATGGACTGCTTCATTGACACGGCACTCTGGACAATgtgtttcaaaaaatttaagaacAGTTCAGTTGAATGATACGACCTCGTTATGATTCAGCTCCGGTCATTACTTTCAAGCCGTAGGTTTTACCAACCATAACTGCAGACAACACAAGTCAGCAGTTAACTACCAGCGTACGGGAAGGTTGTTCCCTCCTAATCTTGCAAACCCCTAATTGGATACCCCAGCTCCGATTAAACTGTTGTTAGGTGCCGACGTTTTCCCACAAGTGTGGATTGGTGAGAAATCCTCACTTGGTCATGGACTCCCCGACATACCTAGGTATGTAGTTCTGTTTTTAGATGAGTGCTAATCGGTCCAGTTCTGCTTCCACGTCTTGACGTGACGTTTGATTCAATCAACGTTGTATGTTAGCACCTTTCAATCTTTCCATATAATCGCTGATGGGAGGTAAGTACTTTGCGGTGCATGGTTTTTTAGCACGTTAGTTGGTACAGCTCCAGGAGACGTCATCAGCTCAGTAAGATTTTAGACTTATACGCGTGGATAGATTCATCAATTGTCCTTTCTTGGCTTCTGAAGTACCACCGCTTTCTGTAGGAGAGATCACTGAAATTAAGCAAATATCGCTCCTGATCAGTTTTGGCTCCTATCAACATATGTGTCACGTCTTAGTGTAGGTGAGGCAGTTTGTGTCGTTATATTAAAGGAAAACTAAACATCTCGACCGTTATCACTTGTTGAAGTAAACGAATCTCTGACCATCATCATTAAATATTCTcagattgtttatttttagttaggttaggtttgatTAACCCTGAGGGTATTATTCGAGTAGTTGATATACACCTGTCTCCGGTTATGCTGTGCCGTCCTTTCTCGAAAGTTGATATCGACTTTGCCGGTTTTCTCCAAATGAAATACCTCATGCTTCGGAAGAACAGAGagtataaagtttttatttcacATGTTCGTGTGCATGACAGTAAAAGCTGTTAAGTGTTCATCTTTAAATATTGACTGATTCTTCTACTCCCGCTTTTTTGGCgggatagtatttttttatgcatatcaTAGATTATTAACTgttgttactatattatttaactgcgttgtgaattattttacaatatttaatttaattttccttaATACTAAGGAATATGATAATCATGATCCGTAATAAATTTTTGGTGGGTACCTAAGCATAATGTCACCGATTTAATTTCATGTATAttctattccaaatattttaaaaatactcacATTCGATCGAGCAAACGTTGTCGGAACATTTACTTATTGCCGTAAGTACATGACGAGAGTTCGAAAAGTTATTTCTTTGAATAGTAATTtaactgaaaaattatttgttcgAATAGATATATGTTCAAAAAGTCATATTATggacgaaataatatattaaatataaagtgtCCCGCGAGAATTTACCCATTGTGATATCTCCtgagatattaaatatatcatatattaactgctttttttattaaactcacAGAGACAAGGACtacacaaattttattttttaaataaattaaattttttttggaaaaaattcaatttaacaaCGAATAAACAACAAtccttattattgtaaattggagtttttaaaagtgattgcatataatttaagtattaaattaatgatttataactgcttatatattttaaacaaatatttttttttatattattgttattaatttttaaaataatgatagctttttaatttaaataaataatttttgtacataCAACTTTTTTATCACATAtgatattcaaacaaataacttTTCTAACACTCGTCATTCGAAAATATGACCTTCGAAAACATGACATTCGAAGACAAGACccaacaataatttacattcacAATTATCATTCAGACCACAAAAAGTTTTCAAACCGACCCCCTATAATGGAATATAAAGTCTGGATTAAACATTTTCTGATGACcctgttttatttaaatgttgtaagaaGTTTAATGTAGCTACTCATTCTTTgaatattaagataaaaaaattttcacttttgtttgtaagtattatttatataaacaataaatattttgataaatatataatgcttataaaatacttaCCCTTATAGCACTCTATTAGTTTTTCAATCGCattcttaaatgttttaatataatactcttcagctaaaataaaaattagatcattattagttacataaattagttaggtaccaaattaaaacataaagtaGACTAATAGGAttgtaatatattctatatacaatattgttgcgTATTTCCaacgttaaataaataaataatgcacgTGTGATGTGATTTAAacacgaataatatgttttggcaCAGTCATTACCTACTTGTTGCATTACCATTTACCAAGCGAACTCTCCATGGCACTATtgtcatatttattattgataggaTGACCttagtcaaaaataattttatatacttgGGCTAGGTACTCAGCatacaattatactatatattaccaAGGGCTAAATGTATGTGTGGTTGATAAGCACGCTTACTACGCGAAGCGATTCATCTGAGATTTTAGACATCTAAGAAAATAGACCACACATAGATAAGTGAACGACATGTAAAAGATAGACAGCGCTATGCATGAATTGCCCGAGATACTATTCTCagcaaaattttattaatttgtctttgaaatatagtattttcattccatgaatttattataattattaattacatacacaataattatagtattattgagGTCGTTCTATTtctgtatatttgttattaagtacgatttaagaataatttaaaatattcagattGTCGATTTTTTAGTTACAGGAACAATggtcattgtaaaataaatacattcatcgctccgcttagaatctaaaataacagtAATGCAACTAGAATGAACATTCAACTCTGCACTTTAaacacaataaacaaaatacgtaTGGTATGTTTAtcgataaaatagttaatagataataaataaaatacaaattaaaaaataatattcttgcatgtcaaataaaatatattaatacgtagGTATGCCATGGAGAGATATAAGCAATTTCCAAGCACCTACATCTAGACTCTAGATTCTAGAGCATCGGAGGAACCATAattccaaatttaaactttaaatgcgttAAGACTgtggaattttatattattttactagaaAGATGGCACCACTGTTATCTTATTACAACCCCTTATTCCCCCCTTTAAGAGTGAAATGTACagaaatcctttcttagtggaTGTCTACGTCATAACAGCTATGTGTTTGACATATTTCAGCCTGATCTGTCTAGTGGTTTGAGCTGTGTGATAATAAATCAGTCAGTGAGTcatgtgattattttatataaattaggttGCAACGACTAACCTAGGTagtctaatattttttatttttttttgttattagctTTATGATTCGACGACTGAGGCCATTATCCTGaaaggttggtagggttggtacAGTAGAGTTGGGACGGTTAGTACGGTCGTATGGGAACACGTGTATGATTAGTCTCGATTTGTTGGgccatatttttgtattatttatttttttagttaatcgGTTGATTCAAGGAagctattgttatattatttgtgtacacaCAATCGTATTGCtatgatttatacaatatttatgtatttatttcatttcatgCTCCCGGTCCTAACATAATTATGGTACTATCACTGAATTGGTGAAATGGTGCATTACGTGTCATGTAAGTTAGACTTTAATTGggaaattactaaatatttagagatacaaattgataaatattcgTACAGGATttgaaagttataaaaaaaacaaaaattaaattagttaacttagcaatgataatttaatttagttgattGAATCGTTGTGAACCAATAATAGttaaggtattatattttaaatgatttataaataatctttacGAATAtctctaaattattattgaaacaattCATACGAAATATTacttcaaacaaaattaaatgtttacctGCATATTCCGCAGTTCTATAAGAAAcacctaaatttaaaatcatttattttgtcaatttgtcaaataattaatatacgtatatatggtACTAACATTACGTCCAATTAACTTTTGATACGGcacatttgttatatttattttaactatacttaACTCTAGAACCAACCATAGTAAAAATACAGTTTCTTGAAGGATAACTTGgagagtaaaattaaaacaatatttaaaaaataactaatgtaacaaaaatgaaaataacagtcatagttattatttttaatatatttgtacctTTCAAagcttaatatttaaaatacattgtgGCCTTGTgggataaaaattataagaaataaagaTGGTTTTAGGTTCTCTTGAGAAAAATTGAGTACTGCCACAATCTGCTAAAACTAAGATTTAAAATTCtgaattgtgtattttaaaaatgatatgaaTACCATTTATCACTTAAACATAGAATTTCtagttacaaatattaaaaccattttaaatataaaacaaacattatacaagagtagtatacatttgtatgttcacagtctaCTTTTTATGTCACcacggtaatttcacaccgttcaagggaggatgtcccccttggacacaataattttaccgtgtaaaaattatgaagaatttgtacactttttacacggtaatttcacaccgttcaagggaggatgtcccccttggacacaataattttaccgtgtaaaaattatgaagagttTGCACACTCAAAGTCAGTTTTGTCCAAATATTTACAGTGTACAtgctaaatggtttttttctcaacaaaccttattactaaaatggaataattatttaaaatatagaacacaagccttattataaaactgaaattataattactaaatattactatatattcacatttttttttcatttaggttggtttcactgtaatttatctaattaatgaatgtctatatttttttttaatttatatacttttgagTTATAAGCTAATCGTTTTTTATATTCAGTCGTCAATGATCCGCCGTTTACTCAAGTTGTGTctcattttactttattttcttaaaatttcattaaattgttttacaatttataaatttttttcaaaaatgaactttcaaaaatgttcaaatgattttcaatcattagtTTATCGTATACGAAATAATCCGGCTGCAGTTCATCCAGAATTTTCTTCGTTTTCATCAagatttaaaacattcaaattattcccaaaaaatacttttcaaaataaatatacattgtcTGAATGTGGCTTAAAATATTCAGGAGTGGATGATGTTGTAGAATGCTTTTGTTGCGGACTTATTCTTCATAACTGGGAAAGGCTGGACGATCCATGGATTGAACATTGCAGATTCAGCCCAAGGTGTTTATATGTGTTATTAATGAAAGGTAATCAATATgttcaaaacatattaagtaaatattgtaaaaccgaacatatttgtaattgtgaaacTGGGTCATACGATACCGTTTGttaatcatgtttttttattatattatgttatagtaaatgaaaataaatgttgattttttaaaacaacttatatgtgttaatatttgatttaatatctCGTGAACGTATAGCCTAGTGGGTTAGCGCGTGtagcaataatttaaatgttttcaggTAACAGGTAAGTATATGTAATTCTCCCCTCTACTACATGCAGTAGCCGACTATGCTAtacgttcacattttttgcattttttttttttttatctatcaaGTTTAGTATATAATACGCTTGCAAAGTAAAAACGCTTTCAGTTCAAAGTATATCCCTCATCGGTTATATtacatcaaatttttaaaaaaaataattacgtttatagtttaaaggttttttaattattaaaaagaaaagaacTTTAATTTGTTATGGGTCTACCGGTAATTGTGTCAAAATCGGTATTTGACATACGTCCATTTGGTAAGAAGAGTGTTACGGTTGGACTATTAATCAGCaaacaaatttcaattattgtgttattagagtgtaagttaacgaaaaaaattattacattaaatttagagCAATGGTGTACGCTCatgtctgaatctaattacaTTTCAATTACTAACAACTTACATACCAGGTGTAGACGTGTAAAAATTACTGAGAACTTtacatattcaattaatgtgaAGCAGAGTTCAATAACCTTGCATATAAATGATGATTATATTACACTCTCGCATATAGATTTCTGCAGACTAAAACAACTTCAACATTGTGTCGACCTTTATATCGCAGAAAAACAGAAACGTCTACCGAGTTTTCAAACAACATTCGATGCAGCTTACGAACTGATTAAAAACGATGTCCGTGGTTTGCCCATCAGTTGCCAGAGAAACGAATTCACAAACCAGTATATACAGAactatgattttagttattattctcATCTACAAAACGATGACACTTCATTTTTGTATGAgattttacaatttcattttaatgtaATGTCTGACATGATTTTACAGGACttaatagtatgatataatacaaattcatttatatttatgtattgtttttttattaaataaataaaaatatttttatactacatttttttttttttttcatgcggctaatttatttcttattgtaCGACGTTCCGGGTCTTTCAAAATTACATCAAATATAACCTGCATGGTCTCGTTTAAACTTGTATTGAGAGTCTGATCTTTTGACTTGTCCGATGTCGTCACCTTGACAGATGCCTCAGAGTGTCGCCACCtgcaacataaattaattattcaatcagTTTGGCagtgaataaaaactaatgatttttttcatttagcaatagttttttaattaaaaaataaaccaaagtcTAGTCTTTACCTTTCCTTTGTTGGGACGTTGTGTATATTCGCACACTTGTAATGTGTTATCGTCCAATAATCCGTCGGCTTTTCGTCTGGATTAAATTGGCTTTTGATGGTAGCCAAACCATCTCCCTGACGAAAAGTGACAGAATTAAAAATCTCTTCATCAAATTCTTCCGCCCGCAATTTCTCTTCGAGAATTTCTCTGTATGatgaactctaaaaaaaaaaaaacaaataaataaattcatgccATAATTCATAACCTTAGAATATtagataaagtattaatatgataaattattatttatcttactgttttcatctgtttttttttgttttttttgtctacTGTTTTTTCAGCCCCTCTTTTTAACGATGTTTTGACCTGCTTTGAAGTAGAAGGCTTTTTTGTGTCCAGGGACTCAAATTCGttctataaaacataaactaaggtgaataactataaatgtatgaGTGGCTTACAGCCGATCTCTAAAACAATATTGAGCAACGTTACAGTCacactctaattattatttaattttaatattatgtttaaaataaagttataatcaACCACGAATTTATTATAACCATAGCGTTG encodes:
- the LOC132945317 gene encoding uncharacterized protein LOC132945317; translation: MSYRTSIIDSGSENEFESLDTKKPSTSKQVKTSLKRGAEKTVDKKNKKKQMKTSSSYREILEEKLRAEEFDEEIFNSVTFRQGDGLATIKSQFNPDEKPTDYWTITHYKCANIHNVPTKERWRHSEASVKVTTSDKSKDQTLNTSLNETMQVIFDVILKDPERRTIRNKLAA